The following are from one region of the Salvia hispanica cultivar TCC Black 2014 chromosome 1, UniMelb_Shisp_WGS_1.0, whole genome shotgun sequence genome:
- the LOC125220869 gene encoding serine/threonine-protein kinase D6PKL1-like gives MASKTGSRNHLGLQQKAVGAHYAVTAHDLKSLPLKTNKPKLSKPEKAEESGMDTTGEPREDVESKLSQINLEDSSNVSPGHSDSKSEQVSTAGDVDVRENEVSIETSEDQEKKISNPCSAKNSSVSAKISDAPAKTSGSAKVSDRVELESGKSSVCRGSTGSDVSDESTCSSFSSGINKPHKANDIRWEAIQALRSRDGVIGLSHFRLLKRLGCGDIGSVYLAELTGTKCYFAMKVMDKASLAGRKKLLRAQTEREILQSLDHPFLPTLYIHFETDKFSCLVMEFCPGGDLHTLRQRQQGKYFSEQAVKFYVAEVLLSLEYLHMLGIVYRDLKPENVLVRDDGHIMLSDFDLSLRCAVSPTLVKTSSLDTDPQRKTPSYCAQPACIEPSCITPSCVVPTSCFSPRLFSSKSKKDKKPKNKNEIGNQVSPLPELMAEPSNARSMSFVGTHEYLAPEIIKGEGHGSAVDWWTFGIFLYELLFGKTPFKGSGNRATLFNVVGQPLRFPESPVVSFAARDLIRGLLVKEPQHRLAYKRGATEIKQHPFFEGVNWALIRCATPPEIPKPVDYERLPVPAAAPGNEKAAAAAAAPGGDQKSDKYLEFDFF, from the exons ATGGCCTCGAAGACTGGCTCTAGGAATCACCTGGGATTGCAGCAAAAAGCTGTCGGCGCTCATTATGCAGTCACGGCGCATGATCTCAAATCTTTGCCCCTAAAGACTAACAAGCCGAAGCTGAGTAAACCAGAGAAGGCTGAAGAATCTGGTATGGATACTACTGGGGAGCCTAGAGAAGATGTTGAGTCCAAACTATCTCAAATTAATCTTGAGGATTCGTCGAATGTGTCACCTGGTCACTCAGATTCCAAATCTGAGCAAGTGTCCACAGCTGGAGATGTTGATGTACGCGAGAATGAAGTCTCCATCGAAACTTCTGAGgatcaagaaaagaaaatatctaATCCATGCAGTGCGAAGAACAGCTCCGTTTCTGCAAAGATTAGTGATGCACCAGCAAAAACTAGTGGAAGTGCCAAAGTGAGCGATAGAGTAGAGCTCGAGAGTGGGAAGAGCAGCGTGTGCCGTGGAAGCACTGGCAGTGATGTGAGTGATGAGAGCACCTGTAGCAGCTTTAGTAGCGGTATCAACAAACCCCATAAAGCAAACGACATACGATGGGAAGCCATCCAAGCACTTCGATCCAGAGATGGTGTAATTGGATTGAGCCATTTCAGGCTGCTGAAAAGATTAGGTTGTGGAGATATCGGGAGTGTTTATCTGGCTGAGTTGACCGGAACTAAATGTTATTTCGCAATGAAAGTTATGGACAAGGCATCTTTAGCTGGCCGTAAGAAGCTTCTCCGTGCTCAGACTGAAAGAGAGATACTCCAGTCCCTCGACCATCCCTTCCTTCCGACTCTGTACATCCATTTTGAAACCGATAAATTTTCATGTTTGGTCATGGAATTCTGCCCAGGAGGAGACCTACACACTCTTAGACAGAGACAGCAAGGAAAATATTTCTCCGAACAAGCAGTCAA GTTTTATGTTGCAGAAGTGCTGCTTTCGTTGGAGTATTTACACATGCTTGGGATCGTTTATCGCGATCTCAAGCCAGAAAACGTCCTTGTCAGGGACGACGGCCATATCATGCTCTCAGACTTTGATCTCTCACTTCGTTGTGCTGTCAGCCCTACTCTGGTGAAGACCTCCTCTCTCGACACCGACCCCCAGCGCAAAACCCCCAGTTACTGTGCCCAACCAGCTTGCATCGAACCATCCTGCATTACGCCATCGTGCGTCGTCCCAACATCGTGCTTCTCTCCGCGTCTCTTCTCCAGCAAATCCAAGAAGGACAAGAAGCCCAAGAACAAAAACGAAATCGGCAACCAAGTGAGCCCCTTGCCCGAGCTGATGGCCGAGCCAAGCAACGCCCGGTCGATGTCTTTCGTCGGTACACACGAGTATCTGGCCCCCGAGATCATCAAAGGCGAAGGCCACGGAAGCGCAGTCGACTGGTGGACATTCGGCATCTTCCTATACGAGCTCTTATTCGGCAAAACTCCCTTCAAGGGATCCGGCAACCGAGCCACACTATTCAACGTCGTAGGGCAGCCTCTCCGCTTCCCGGAATCGCCCGTTGTCAGCTTCGCTGCTCGGGACTTGATAAGAGGATTACTCGTGAAGGAGCCTCAGCACAGGCTGGCCTACAAACGAGGCGCCACGGAGATAAAGCAGCACCCTTTCTTCGAAGGGGTGAACTGGGCGCTGATACGTTGTGCCACCCCACCGGAGATCCCGAAGCCTGTCGACTACGAGCGGCTGCCTGTCCCCGCTGCAGCACCGGGCAACGAAAAGGCGGCTGCCGCTGCTGCTGCTCCTGGTGGTGATCAGAAAAGTGACAAGTATCTTGAGTTTGATTTCTTCTAG
- the LOC125200998 gene encoding WEB family protein At1g12150-like — translation MRDLVIKTRELAPVSPLPGNSPRADVGEIDTRAPFQSVKDAVSLFGDVVSPRGKTAVAKKKAAVAADEGLLEAEAQLGLMAKARQSYTQQLRTTEAAKAQAQRELQMAEQTLEQLNSKLQTLTDSKEASVAATEAAKARAAELEERAQLDDKALESALDNERELCKSTAAELTACEDELANLRRDYDAVAMESLAMLQKAEEAQDELQKKSQLMKEVEQLQEMFDQVKQASLKAEEEYTKLITEKDELLHGHKLNKERIEKEIKILEEEHLPTEILQAKLDETMEAIRVLQEQQNDIQSKALYTIRQMTTELESAKMALEEAVAEENSLRASNDSTAKQLEDVRSEQNRKQKAVSEAESTTEQMQSDLEKSEAELEKAKAGCGFIMQSCVEKLLEDAEIARHEAENSKKSAELLREEAKAAVVVTQEASEKLGTALKEAEEAKGVERLAEEQIYCYQAHADAESNSSGSTRRIKLTVEEFDSVNEKINKSTCNADQEVANAIAQIEAINARDRENSEKLEALLKENEALQSEIKEALKEAEMAEAARRLVETELQKWRQNEHSGAAKAK, via the exons ATGAGGGATTTGGTGATTAAAACGCGGGAACTCGCGCCGGTGTCTCCTCTGCCCGGAAACTCCCCTCGGGCGGATGTAGGAGAGATCGATACGAGGGCGCCCTTCCAGTCCGTCAAGGACGCCGTGTCTCTGTTTGGCGATGTCGTCTCGCCCAGGGGCAAGACGGCCGTCGCCAAGAAGAAGGCGGCCGTGGCGGCGGACGAG GGATTGCTCGAAGCAGAGGCGCAGCTTGGCCTGATGGCGAAGGCACGTCAAAGCTACACGCAACAGTTGCGAACCACCGAAGCCGCGAAAGCGCAAGCTCAGCGCGAGCTGCAGATGGCCGAGCAGACGCTCGAGCAGCTCAACAGCAAGCTCCAAACGCTCACGGATTCCAAGGAAGCGTCCGTTGCAGCTACCGAGGCTGCCAAAGCCCGAGCAGCGGAGCTGGAGGAGCGCGCGCAGCTGGACGACAAGGCGTTGGAGTCTGCCCTCGACAACGAGCGGGAACTTTGCAAATCCACCGCAGCAGAACTCACGGCGTGTGAGGATGAGCTCGCGAATTTGAGACGGGATTACGATGCCGTCGCGATGGAGAGTCTCGCGATGCTCCAGAAAGCAGAAGAAGCCCAAGACGAGCTTCAGAAGAAGAGCCAGCTCATGAAGGAAGTCGAACAACTTCAGGAGATGTTCGATCAGGTGAAGCAGGCCTCGCTCAAGGCTGAAGAGGAGTACACGAAGCTCATCACGGAGAAGGACGAGTTGTTGCACGGTCATAAACTAAACAAGGAGCGGATCGAGAAAGAGATCAAGATCTTGGAAGAAGAACACTTACCTACCGAAATTCTCCAGGCGAAGCTCGACGAGACAATGGAGGCGATCAGAGTTCTGCAAGAACAGCAGAACGACATACAGTCCAAGGCTCTATACACCATCCGGCAGATGACCACAGAGCTCGAGAGCGCCAAAATGGCGTTGGAAGAAGCCGTGGCAGAGGAAAACTCGCTCCGAGCTTCTAATGATTCAACTGCAAAGCAACTGGAGGATGTGAGGAGCGAGCAGAATCGGAAGCAGAAGGCGGTGTCGGAAGCAGAATCGACCACTGAGCAAATGCAGAGCGATCTAGAGAAGAGCGAGGCTGAGCTCGAGAAGGCTAAGGCAGGATGTGGTTTCATTATGCAATCTTGTGTGGAGAAGCTTCTAGAAGATGCCGAAATAGCTAGACACGAAGCAGAAAACAGTAAGAAGAGCGCTGAGTTACTACGCGAAGAGGCCAAAGCAGCAGTAGTTGTGACCCAAGAAGCGAGCGAAAAGCTCGGGACAGCGTTGAAGGAAGCTGAAGAAGCCAAGGGTGTAGAGAGGCTAGCAGAGGAACAAATCTATTGCTATCAGGCTCACGCCGATGCAGAATCAAATAGTTCAGGATCGACTAGGAGGATCAAATTGACAGTCGAGGAGTTCGACTCTGTGAACGAGAAGATCAACAAAAGCACATGCAATGCCGATCAAGAAGTGGCCAATGCCATTGCCCAGATAGAGGCTATAAATGCAAGAGACAGAGAAAATTCAGAGAAATTGGAGGCATTGTTGAAGGAGAACGAGGCCTTACAGTCGGAAATCAAGGAGGCTCTCAAGGAAGCAGAAATGGCAGAGGCTGCCCGGAGGTTAGTTGAGACCGAACTCCAGAAATGGCGTCAAAACGAACACAGTGGAGCTGCAAAAGCCAAATAG
- the LOC125200999 gene encoding phosphatidylinositol/phosphatidylcholine transfer protein SFH2-like, translating to MAVVPQEAINRFEALMEGVDEPMKRTFKNIHQGYPHESLIRFLKAREGDVTKAYKMLCDCLKWRVENNIDGILAKPIVPVDLYRDIRDTQLIGLSGYSNEGLPVYAVGVGMSTLDRASVHYYIQSHIQMNEYRDRVVLPAATKKYGKHVSKCIKVLDMTGLKLSALNYIKLMTTISSIDDLNYPEKTLTYYIVNAPYIFSACWKVVKPLLHERTRRKINVLSGCGQDELLKIMDYSSLPHFCRKRSSGSSKHLEQIADSCFTLDHPFHQQVYDYIKKQSLERASVAPVKQGSVHVTLPENANEGDIAKILESELENLRV from the exons ATGGCGGTGGTTCCACAAGAGGCTATCAATCGGTTTGAGGCGTTGATGGAGGGAG TTGATGAGCCAATGAAGAGAACATTCAAG AATATCCATCAAGGATATCCTCATGAATCTTTGATACGCTTTCTCAAGGCAAGAGAAGGGGATGTTACCAAGGCCTACAAGATG TTATGTGATTGTTTGAAGTGGAGAGTGGAAAACAACATCGATGGAATCTTAGCA AAACCCATTGTTCCAGTGGATCTCTACAGAGATATACGCGATACCCAGCTTATAGGATTGTCAGGTTACTCAAACGAG GGCCTCCCTGTCTATGCCGTTGGAGTAGGCATGAGCACATTGGACCGAGCATCT GTTCATTATTATATACAGTCCCATATCCAGATGAATGAATACAGGGATCGCGTCGTTTTG CCAGCTGCAACAAAAAAGTATGGCAAGCATGTTAGCAAATGCATCAAGGTTCTCGATATGACTGGGTTGAAGCTGTCTGCTTTAAACTACATAAAG CTAATGACAACGATTTCTTCTATTGACGATCTGAACTACCCAGAGAAAACATTAACTTATTACATTGTGAATGCTCCATACATATTTTCCGCATGTTGGAAG gtTGTGAAGCCACTTCTGCATGAGAGAACGAGAAGGAAAATTAATGTATTGTCTGGTTGTGGACAAGATGAGTTGTTGAAG ATAATGGATTATTCCTCCCTTCCCCATTTCTGCCGTAAGAGAAGTTCAGGCTCTTCCAAACATTTGGAACAGATTGCTGACAGTTGCTTTACCTTGGACCATCCATTCCATCAACAAGTTTATGATTACATCAAGAAGCAATCCTTGGAACGTGCATCTGTTGCGCCGGTAAAACAAGGTTCTGTGCATGTTACTTTACCCGAAAATGCCAATGAGGGAGATATTGCCAAGATTCTGGAATCTGAATTAGAGAATCTGAGGGTCTAG